Sequence from the Deltaproteobacteria bacterium genome:
GGAACTGCACGGCCACGCCCTGCCCTGCGCTGCCCACGACCTCGGCCTTCAGCGAGAGCTTGGCCGCCGCGAACGGCGCCTCGACCCGCACCTCGACGAGCTCGCGCGGCTCGTAGACGACGTCGGTCGGAACGACGGCTCCGCCCTTCACGAGGTTGCGCTCGTACTCGCGCAGGAAGGCCTCCGCCTCCTCGAAGACGAGGTGCAGCGCGCGCGCAACTCGGGGTACGGCGACGGGGTCGTCCAGCGGATCCGCCAAGGAGGCCTCCGCAGGGCGTATCGGCGGCCCCCCGGATTCCCCTTACGAAGCGGCCGCGCTCAGCCGGGGCCCGCACCCCCCGCCCCGCGCCTTCCTCCGGGCGCGACCGGCGCGGCGCCGCGCGCCCGCTCGACGAGCGCCTCGAAGAGCCTCCCCTGGCGCGAGGCGGGGTCGCGCGCCTGGAGCTCGGGGTGCCACTGCACGGCCAGGACCTCCGGGTGGCCGGGCAGCTCGACGGCCTCGATGGTCCCGTCGGCGGCCCACGCCACGGGCCGCAGGTCCTCGCCCAGGCGGTCGATGGCCTGGTGGTGCCAGGTGGCGACCTCGATCTCACCGGAGCCGAGCACCGCGGCCAGGCCGCAGCCCGCGTCGATCCGGACCGGATGCAGGCCGTGCTCCTCGCGCGACACCCGGTGCGCCACGCGGTCGCCGACCACGTCCGGCAGGTGCAGGTGGAGGTCGCCGCCGAGCGCCACGTTCAGGACCTGGAGGCCCCGGCAGATCGCGAGCATTGGCGTGCGGCGGGCCAGCGCATCGCGCACGAGCGCGAGCTCGAAGCCGTCGCGCTCGGCGCAGGTCGCGTAGAGCGCGGCGTGCCCGCTCGCGCCGCCGAAGAGCGCCGGGTCGATGTCGCCCCCGCCGCAGAGCACGAGCCCGTCGAGCGACGCCAGGATCTCGCCGGGCCGCGGGTCGCCGGGCGGCAGCAGGACCGGCAGCCCCCCGCCCTGCCGCACCGCGTCCACGTACGCGGCCGGCACGTGGAAGCGCTCGCGCCCGCTGCGCTCGCGGTGGTAGGTCGTGACGCCGATCAGGGGACGGCGCATCACTGCCCCATCCGGCACCACACCGAGGGCTCCGATGCGGGCCGCCGGCAAGGCACGCGAGCGGGCCCAAGCCGCGCCGCGACGACCGAGCGCAACGCAGCGAGCGGCCCGGAGCGGGGCCCGAAGGCCGGCTGCGCTCCAGGACAGGACACTAGATCCGCTCGAAGTAGCGGACGCGCTCGAAGTCGGTGACGGCGGTCTCGGAGGCGCCGAGCTCCGTGCGCGCGAAGTGGAGCAGGTGTTCGACGACCGCGTCGCCGAAGGCACGGCGCGCCAGGGCGCTCCCCGCGAGCCCGGCGATCGCCTCGGGGAGCGAGGTCGGGATCGAGGGCAGGTCGTGCGCCTGGTAGGCGTCCCCCGCGAAGGGCGGGCCCGGCTCGGTCTCGTGCTCGATGCCGTCGAGGCCGGCCGCCAGGAGCGCCGCGTAGGCGAGGTAGGGGTTCGCGTCGGCGCCCGGGATCCGGCACTCGATCCGCAGCGAGGGGCCGCGCCCCACGACGCGGAAGCCGCAGGTACGGTTGTCGACGCTCCAGGCGATGCGGGTCGGCGCGAAGGTACCGGCCTTGTAGCGCTTGTAGGAGTTGGGGGTCGGCGCGAAGCACCAGGCCAGCTCGCGGGCGTGCTCGAGCAGGCCGCCCAGGAACCAGCGGAAGGCGGGGGAGGCTTCGAGCCCCGTGCCCGGCAGGGGCTCGCGAGGCTCCGCGAAGGCGGGGCGATCCCCGGGCGCCCACAGGCTCAGGTGGACGTGCAGCGAGCTGCCGGCCATCGCCTCGTGCCACTTCGCCATGAAGGTCAGCGAGCAGCCGTGCTGCGCCGCGATCTCCTTCGCCGCCTGCTTGTAGAGCACGTGGCGGTCGGCCATCTCGAGGGCCGGCGCGTAGCGCAGGTTGATCTCGTGCTGTCCCGGCCCCCACTCGCCCTTCGAGAACTCGACCGGGATCGCCGAGGCGTCGACCCCGCGCCGGATCGCGCCCAGCACCGGCTCGGCGAAGGTGCCCGAGAGCAGGTGGTAGTCCTCGACGTAGCCGCCGTAGGGGCGCAGGCCGTGGTAGCGGCGGGCGCGTGCCTCGTCGTAGCCGTCGCGGAACAGGTAGAGCTCGAGCTCGCTGCCGGCCTTGGCGGCGAAGCCGAGGGCCGCCGCGCGCGCGAGCTGGCGCTTCAGGATCGAGCGCGGCGCCACCCCGACGAGCTCGCCGCTCGTCTCGTCGGCCACCACGTCGCAGAGCACGATCGCGCTGCGCTCGAGCCAGGCCGCCTGGCGCAGCGTGCCCAGGTCCGGCACCGCGTGGAGGTCGCCGTAGCCCTTCGCCCAGTTCGTGTAGGCGTAGCCGGGCGTCGGGTCCATCTCCATGTCGCAGGCCAGGAGGTAGTCGCAGCAGTGCATGCCGTGGCGCGCCACCTCCTCGAGGAAGAAGGCGCCCGTGATGCGCTTGCCGACGAGGCGCCCGTAGAGGTCCGGGAGCGCCGTCACGACGGTCTCGATGCGGCCGGCCTCGACCTCGCGCGCGAGGTCGTCGAGCCCGAGCCGGCCGCGCTCCGGCGCCGGCTTCACGCGTCCCCGGCCCGATGCAACGGGGGGCTCACGCGGGATCCACCTCGACCGGCGGCCGGAAGAGCGAGAGCTGC
This genomic interval carries:
- a CDS encoding gamma-glutamyl-gamma-aminobutyrate hydrolase family protein; the protein is MRRPLIGVTTYHRERSGRERFHVPAAYVDAVRQGGGLPVLLPPGDPRPGEILASLDGLVLCGGGDIDPALFGGASGHAALYATCAERDGFELALVRDALARRTPMLAICRGLQVLNVALGGDLHLHLPDVVGDRVAHRVSREEHGLHPVRIDAGCGLAAVLGSGEIEVATWHHQAIDRLGEDLRPVAWAADGTIEAVELPGHPEVLAVQWHPELQARDPASRQGRLFEALVERARGAAPVAPGGRRGAGGAGPG
- a CDS encoding glutamine synthetase family protein, whose product is MKPAPERGRLGLDDLAREVEAGRIETVVTALPDLYGRLVGKRITGAFFLEEVARHGMHCCDYLLACDMEMDPTPGYAYTNWAKGYGDLHAVPDLGTLRQAAWLERSAIVLCDVVADETSGELVGVAPRSILKRQLARAAALGFAAKAGSELELYLFRDGYDEARARRYHGLRPYGGYVEDYHLLSGTFAEPVLGAIRRGVDASAIPVEFSKGEWGPGQHEINLRYAPALEMADRHVLYKQAAKEIAAQHGCSLTFMAKWHEAMAGSSLHVHLSLWAPGDRPAFAEPREPLPGTGLEASPAFRWFLGGLLEHARELAWCFAPTPNSYKRYKAGTFAPTRIAWSVDNRTCGFRVVGRGPSLRIECRIPGADANPYLAYAALLAAGLDGIEHETEPGPPFAGDAYQAHDLPSIPTSLPEAIAGLAGSALARRAFGDAVVEHLLHFARTELGASETAVTDFERVRYFERI